One Brassica napus cultivar Da-Ae chromosome A1, Da-Ae, whole genome shotgun sequence genomic region harbors:
- the LOC106391738 gene encoding protein YIP4b-like — MSHNDTVPLYQSSQSDIDEIENMMNGGFQSGPGSVLPARPPSPIRPSIPVTSSPFVQSNLPPLAPAQKVTPVPVPPAGSGGSEGGKAMGFGSPANTLTEPVWETVKRDVGRIGSNLKLVVFPNPNREDPGKALRDWDLWGPFFFIVFLGLTLSWSASVKKSEVFAVAFALLAAGAVILTLNVLLLGGHIIFFQSLSLLGYCLFPLDVGAVICMLKDNVILKMIVVCVTLAWSSWAAYPFMSAAVNPRRKALALYPVFLMYVSVGFLIIAID; from the exons ATGTCGCACAACGATACAGTTCCGCTATACCAATCCTCCCAATCAGACATCGACGAGATCGAGAACATGATGAACGGCGGTTTCCAATCGGGACCCGGGTCAGTCCTCCCGGCCCGCCCGCCGAGCCCGATCCGTCCCTCGATACCCGTGACATCCTCCCCCTTCGTCCAATCCAACCTCCCGCCGCTGGCCCCTGCGCAGAAGGTGACGCCAGTTCCCGTCCCTCCGGCGGGAAGCGGGGGCTCGGAAGGAGGGAAGGCGATGGGGTTCGGGTCTCCGGCGAACACGTTGACGGAGCCGGTGTGGGAGACGGTGAAGAGGGATGTGGGGAGGATAGGGAGTAACCTGAAGCTGGTGGTGTTTCCGAATCCGAACAGGGAGGATCCGGGGAAGGCGCTTAGGGATTGGGATCTGTGGGGTCCCTTTTTCTTTATTGTcttcttgggccttactctctcTTGGTCTGCTTCCGTTAAGAAG TCCGAAGTATTTGCCGTGGCATTTGCACTACTTGCAGCTGGGGCAGTGATCCTCACATTAAATGTGCTGCTCCTG GGAGGACATATAATCTTCTTCCAAAGCCTAAGCCTTTTGGGCTACTGTCTATTCCCACTGGACGTTGGAGCAGTGATCTGCATGTTGAAGGACAATGTGATACTCAAAATGATAGTTGTGTGTGTGACTCTTGCCTGGAGCTCTTGGGCCGCTTATCCTTTCATGAGCGCCGCAGTGAACCCGAGAAGGAAAGCTCTCGCACTTTACCCGGTCTTCCTCATGTATGTCTCTGTCGGcttcttgatcattgccatTGATTAA
- the LOC106391358 gene encoding AAA-ATPase At4g30250, translating into MTPPIVYKLKHLLLSYSNKTTPTSLSLSQKLSLPNLKNFKKSQFPLFLQNRTKKEMKMSDYWTTMASLVGMLAFCQTILQLVFPPELRLALIHLLTRMRHVFSSHTYFDITEIDGVNTNELYNAVSLYLSSSVTVNGAVSSTSNNTRLSLTRVPNSSSVTFGLSNNDRITDVFNGVTVLWEHVVVQRQVQSFSWRPMPEEKRGFTLQISKRDKALVLDSYLDHIVGKAEEIRRRNEERLLYTNSRGVSLDSRTHPWDSVRFKHPSTFETLAMDPERKKRIMEDLREFANGQGFYQKTGRAWKRGYLLYGPPGTGKSSLIAAMANYLGYDIYDLELTEVQNNSELRKLLMKTSSKSIIVIEDIDCSISLTKREKVKRKNNNNGCYDPDLTNGSGLMDEPGSSVTLSGLLNFTDGLWSCCGSERIFVFTTNHIEKLDSALLRSGRMDMHIHMGFCRFQALKILLKNYLRMEEGEVDGVVLKEMEECVEEAEITPADVSEVLIRNRSDAEKAVRELLCVLKERVVRRRKSGGVKKKKEEGEHEDEEAEEEQEKRALDSPNGNREFFGFEDEKDGDEDADK; encoded by the coding sequence atgactCCTCCCATTGTCTATAAATTGAAGCATCTCCTCCTTTCATATTCCAACAAAACCACACcaacgtctctctctctctctcaaaagcTTTCCCTCCCAAATCTCAAGAACTTCAAAAAAAGTCAGTTTCCTCTGTTTCTACAAAACAGAACAAAGAAAGAGATGAAGATGAGTGATTACTGGACGACAATGGCTTCTCTAGTCGGCATGTTAGCCTTCTGCCAAACAATCCTCCAGCTCGTGTTCCCACCCGAGCTCCGTCTCGCCCTCATCCACCTCCTGACACGTATGCGCCACGTGTTCTCCTCCCACACCTACTTCGACATAACGGAGATAGACGGCGTCAACACCAACGAGCTCTACAACGCCGTCAGCCTCTACCTCAGCTCCTCCGTCACCGTCAACGGCGCCGTATCATCCACCAGCAACAACACGCGCCTCAGCCTCACGCGCGTCCCCAACTCGAGCTCCGTCACCTTCGGCCTCTCGAACAACGACAGGATCACCGACGTCTTCAACGGCGTCACCGTCCTCTGGGAACACGTCGTCGTCCAGCGCCAGGTCCAGAGCTTCTCGTGGCGGCCAATGCCGGAGGAGAAGCGAGGCTTCACGCTGCAGATCAGCAAGAGAGACAAAGCCCTCGTCCTGGACTCTTACCTCGACCACATCGTCGGAAAAGCGGAGGAGATTCGCCGGAGGAACGAGGAGAGGCTCCTCTACACTAACTCGAGAGGCGTCTCGTTGGATTCAAGGACCCACCCGTGGGACTCGGTGAGGTTCAAGCACCCGAGCACGTTCGAGACGCTGGCCATGGACCCGGAGAGGAAGAAACGGATCATGGAGGATCTGAGAGAGTTCGCGAACGGACAAGGGTTTTATCAGAAGACAGGGAGGGCGTGGAAGAGAGGGTACTTGCTGTACGGACCGCCGGGGACAGGGAAGTCAAGTTTGATCGCTGCGATGGCTAACTATCTCGGGTATGATATCTATGATCTTGAGCTCACTGAGGTTCAGAATAACTCGGAGTTGAGGAAGCTGTTGATGAAGACTAGCTCTAAGTCGATAATTGTTATAGAAGATATCGACTGTTCTATTAGTCTGACGAAGAGAGAGAAGGTTAAGAGGAAGAATAATAATAACGGATGTTATGACCCGGATTTGACTAACGGGTCGGGTTTGATGGACGAGCCGGGTAGCTCGGTGACTTTGTCTGGGCTTTTGAATTTTACTGATGGGCTTTGGTCTTGTTGTGGGAGCGAGAGGATCTTTGTGTTTACTACTAATCATATTGAGAAGTTGGACTCGGCTTTGTTGAGGAGTGGGAGGATGGATATGCATATTCACATGGGGTTTTGTAGGTTTCAAGCGTTGAAGATTCTGTTGAAGAATTATCTGAGGATGGAGGAAGGTGAGGTGGATGGTGTTGTTTTGAAGGAGATGGAGGAGTGTGTGGAGGAGGCAGAGATTACTCCGGCTGATGTTAGTGAGGTGTTGATTAGGAACAGGAGCGATGCGGAGAAGGCGGTGAGGGAGCTGTTGTGTGTGTTGAAGGAGAGGGTtgtgaggaggaggaagagtgGTGGggttaagaagaagaaagaggaaggagaacatgaagatgaagaagcagaggaggaacaagagaagagagctTTGGATAGTCCCAATGGAAACAGAGAGTTCTTTGGGTTTGAAGATGAAAAAGATGGAGATGAAGATGCAGACAAGTGA
- the BNAA01G06780D gene encoding uncharacterized protein BNAA01G06780D isoform X2: MMVANSFDLWQKDVFFSAAEEVQESADAMESAYRVWVKEKRQGRVTVESDQLCIELQAALSTAKWQLEEFERAVRLSHGHCRDDTTLTRHKQFVNAIENQIYRVHSALQEALTENGKQKPLRLVDLNKEERDDLAMFLSGSSLTSESSINFRDSSTSSCVIDIDEGGSPESADAIIRVQQADKRFGTRRTWSSPNVPNVTALRVSVPVDVEVEEKRKRLVFDVEDTPKEKGSKPLFGYNLVRSLTESDAIKGGFVFHIADRSSSFFPSR, translated from the exons ATGATGGTAGCTAACAGCTTCGATCTTTGGCAAAAGGATGTCTTTTTCTCAGCAGCAGAGGAGGTTCAAGAATCTGCCGATGC AATGGAATCTGCGTATAGGGTGTGGGTTAAAGAGAAGAGACAAGGTCGAGTAACGGTAGAATCAGACCAGCTCTGCATTGAACTTCAAGCAGCTTTGAGCACTGCTAAGTGGCAG CTGGAAGAGTTTGAGAGGGCAGTGAGGTTGAGCCACGGACATTGCCGAGACGACACCACATTAACTCGGCATAAACAGTTTGTCAACGCTATTGAGAACCAGATCTACCGAGTGCACTCTGCTCTCCAAGAGGCTTTAACCGAGAACGGGAAACAGAAGCCTTTGCGTTTGGTGGATCTTAACAAAGAAGAGCGTGATGACCTTGCAATGTTTCTCTCTGGCTCTTCTCTTACCTCAGAGAGTAGCATCAACTTCAGAGACTCCTCGACAAGCTCCTGTGTGATAGACATTGACGAGGGAGGTAGCCCTGAGAGTGCTGATGCTATAATCCGCGTGCAGCAGGCTGATAAAAGGTTTGGGACAAGAAGGACATGGAGTTCGCCGAATGTTCCTAATGTAACTGCGTTGAGGGTTAGTGTTCCTGTTGATGTGGAGGTagaggagaagaggaagaggctTGTGTTTGACGTTGAAGACACTCCTAAAGAGAAAGGATCTAAACCTCTGTTTGGTTATAACCTAGTAAG ATCTTTGACAGAGTCAGATGCTATCAAAGGCGGTTTCGTGTTCCATATAGCAGACCGGTCCAGCTCGTTCTTTCCTTCACGCTAA
- the BNAA01G06780D gene encoding uncharacterized protein BNAA01G06780D isoform X1, producing MMVANSFDLWQKDVFFSAAEEVQESADAMESAYRVWVKEKRQGRVTVESDQLCIELQAALSTAKWQLEEFERAVRLSHGHCRDDTTLTRHKQFVNAIENQIYRVHSALQEALTENGKQKPLRLVDLNKEERDDLAMFLSGSSLTSESSINFRDSSTSSCVIDIDEGGSPESADAIIRVQQADKRFGTRRTWSSPNVPNVTALRVSVPVDVEVEEKRKRLVFDVEDTPKEKGSKPLFGYNLIFDRVRCYQRRFRVPYSRPVQLVLSFTLILFLLLMFGVY from the exons ATGATGGTAGCTAACAGCTTCGATCTTTGGCAAAAGGATGTCTTTTTCTCAGCAGCAGAGGAGGTTCAAGAATCTGCCGATGC AATGGAATCTGCGTATAGGGTGTGGGTTAAAGAGAAGAGACAAGGTCGAGTAACGGTAGAATCAGACCAGCTCTGCATTGAACTTCAAGCAGCTTTGAGCACTGCTAAGTGGCAG CTGGAAGAGTTTGAGAGGGCAGTGAGGTTGAGCCACGGACATTGCCGAGACGACACCACATTAACTCGGCATAAACAGTTTGTCAACGCTATTGAGAACCAGATCTACCGAGTGCACTCTGCTCTCCAAGAGGCTTTAACCGAGAACGGGAAACAGAAGCCTTTGCGTTTGGTGGATCTTAACAAAGAAGAGCGTGATGACCTTGCAATGTTTCTCTCTGGCTCTTCTCTTACCTCAGAGAGTAGCATCAACTTCAGAGACTCCTCGACAAGCTCCTGTGTGATAGACATTGACGAGGGAGGTAGCCCTGAGAGTGCTGATGCTATAATCCGCGTGCAGCAGGCTGATAAAAGGTTTGGGACAAGAAGGACATGGAGTTCGCCGAATGTTCCTAATGTAACTGCGTTGAGGGTTAGTGTTCCTGTTGATGTGGAGGTagaggagaagaggaagaggctTGTGTTTGACGTTGAAGACACTCCTAAAGAGAAAGGATCTAAACCTCTGTTTGGTTATAACCTA ATCTTTGACAGAGTCAGATGCTATCAAAGGCGGTTTCGTGTTCCATATAGCAGACCGGTCCAGCTCGTTCTTTCCTTCACGCTAATCTTGTTTCTTCTAT TAATGTTTGGAGTTTATTAG